One stretch of Williamwhitmania taraxaci DNA includes these proteins:
- a CDS encoding MarC family protein has product MLEFKFIELVGAFVVLFAIIDILGAVPIIISLRNQQKVIKAEKAVSISLLIFIAFLFVGEIILNLFGVDIASFAVAGSLVIFVLAIEMIFGVEIFKHETTSSGATIVPIAFPLIAGPGAITTLLSIRAEYHTINIIAALILNLLFVYLVLRTVDRVERIVGQDGIFILRKFFGVILLAIAVKLFAKNVVIMFS; this is encoded by the coding sequence ATGCTTGAATTTAAATTTATTGAGTTGGTTGGCGCCTTTGTTGTGCTGTTTGCAATTATCGACATTCTTGGTGCTGTTCCTATTATCATTAGCCTTCGCAATCAACAGAAAGTGATTAAGGCCGAAAAAGCGGTCTCTATCTCACTCCTTATATTCATAGCCTTCCTTTTTGTGGGTGAGATTATTCTTAATCTATTTGGGGTAGATATTGCTTCCTTTGCCGTGGCTGGATCGCTGGTAATTTTTGTGCTGGCCATAGAGATGATTTTCGGCGTAGAAATTTTCAAGCACGAAACCACCTCATCGGGAGCCACTATCGTGCCCATTGCCTTCCCCCTTATCGCAGGCCCTGGGGCAATTACAACTCTACTCTCAATTCGTGCCGAGTACCATACAATCAATATCATTGCAGCCCTAATCCTTAATCTGCTTTTCGTATATCTAGTGCTACGAACCGTAGACCGCGTGGAGCGTATTGTTGGTCAAGATGGCATTTTCATTCTCCGGAAATTCTTCGGAGTAATTCTTTTGGCTATTGCCGTTAAACTCTTTGCCAAGAACGTAGTGATTATGTTCTCTTAA
- a CDS encoding SDR family oxidoreductase, with product MKKLALVTGATSGIGKATAMLLAENGYSLILTGRRAELLESVKKEAEIKHKTEVLALNFDVRDKEAVASAVESLPERWRKIDVLINNAGLAVGLNHIQDGVIDDWDRMIDTNIKGLLYITRAIVPLMIERGSGHIINIGSIAGTEVYENGNVYCASKHAVEAITKGMRIDLLKEGIKVSGIRPGMVETEFSSVRYKGDDELAKKTYQGISPLFAEDIAQTILFVLNRPAHVNINDLVIMPTAQASATYVNRVVQ from the coding sequence ATGAAGAAACTTGCATTAGTAACTGGAGCCACGTCTGGAATAGGCAAAGCTACGGCAATGCTTTTGGCCGAAAATGGATACAGCTTGATTCTTACCGGAAGAAGAGCAGAGTTGCTCGAATCGGTAAAGAAAGAAGCGGAGATTAAGCACAAAACCGAAGTTTTGGCCCTTAATTTCGATGTGAGAGATAAGGAGGCCGTGGCAAGTGCAGTTGAATCTCTTCCTGAGCGCTGGAGGAAAATTGATGTGTTGATTAATAACGCAGGCTTAGCTGTGGGCTTAAACCATATTCAGGATGGCGTGATTGACGATTGGGATAGAATGATCGATACCAATATAAAGGGGCTACTTTACATCACCCGTGCGATAGTTCCGTTAATGATTGAAAGAGGCAGTGGACATATCATAAACATTGGGTCCATCGCAGGAACCGAGGTATATGAAAACGGTAATGTTTATTGTGCTTCGAAGCATGCAGTGGAAGCTATTACAAAGGGCATGAGGATTGATCTTTTGAAAGAAGGAATCAAGGTTTCAGGAATTAGACCGGGTATGGTTGAGACAGAATTCTCCAGCGTAAGGTATAAAGGCGACGATGAACTCGCAAAGAAAACCTACCAAGGAATTAGCCCGCTCTTTGCAGAGGATATTGCACAGACCATACTATTTGTGCTAAATCGTCCTGCACATGTTAATATTAACGACTTGGTGATAATGCCTACGGCACAAGCTAGTGCAACCTACGTTAACCGTGTTGTCCAATAG
- a CDS encoding AIR synthase-related protein, with protein sequence MTPLKSLKVLLHEANLADVAQERLMQLMEEQGGELERVALFTLAIQANIEQTTPPLSYCSIGEGWYASLQQSVAFSNGKPLVDGLERISDGFWHLAVNGFKPTSYAHWLVSPDVVINKATSDATLRLSQFTQGLGIPMIEGGVIVSSELDAEPFVCSTIIGVRKGAECKRPLAEGQKVFMFGDFTLPTFYSKESGILTRAFGFKTNFDSPSNGIFAKQIDFALGDLFKADLIDDVESLTTLGLLNASITLAMRWRLGISIDLTKILTGKVDCSNSEILVSETLNRLIAVCPIGKENILEAILEKWDIPYSCIGEIISEEVVNIRGLRDESLIFPIGLGKEFTEEKITVTRYNLPCFDKIVLADDTDVVSLQEAIEVVLSSTSFSPKLWFKEQFDSSLQGGPNLSNPSDAGINVLRTLKRHLAVAEVLNPRLSQIDQERALVLNFAEATRKVICSGAVPLQATLVPAVFGGTEAQFELVGRLQQIFEEVSAKWGVVGSLQKPFVKERVGEQETILPSIAVLGIVDGPVPLARTFMEKGDMIYLLGDPALTINGSELEKSLGLEQKAELPYFDLAKEFRLQKTIHKLFQLGILSSAHSVGRGGIFTSLIECGHASGLGFDITTDSEITPNAFLFGEAPGMAAVTVASSREVQFIDFMVAQKQNFRTLGHVTKAEVRIDDVSYGFIYDLRKYFV encoded by the coding sequence ATGACTCCTCTGAAATCGCTTAAAGTCTTACTGCACGAAGCTAATCTAGCCGACGTAGCCCAAGAAAGACTTATGCAGCTAATGGAAGAACAAGGTGGTGAGTTGGAGCGTGTAGCCCTATTTACTTTGGCCATTCAAGCAAATATTGAGCAAACCACTCCACCACTTTCCTACTGTAGTATTGGCGAGGGATGGTATGCATCATTGCAGCAGTCTGTTGCCTTTTCCAATGGAAAACCGTTGGTTGATGGACTGGAACGTATCTCGGATGGGTTTTGGCATTTAGCAGTAAATGGATTCAAGCCAACATCCTATGCCCATTGGTTGGTTTCCCCCGATGTCGTAATCAATAAAGCTACAAGCGACGCTACACTGCGGTTGAGCCAGTTTACGCAAGGACTTGGAATCCCAATGATTGAGGGCGGAGTGATTGTCTCTTCGGAATTAGATGCCGAGCCTTTTGTTTGTAGCACTATCATTGGCGTTCGAAAGGGGGCTGAGTGTAAGCGTCCGCTAGCCGAAGGTCAAAAGGTATTTATGTTTGGAGACTTTACCCTTCCTACATTCTATAGCAAGGAGTCGGGTATTCTTACTCGAGCATTTGGTTTTAAGACCAATTTTGACTCCCCAAGCAACGGCATATTTGCTAAGCAAATTGACTTTGCTCTGGGTGATCTTTTTAAAGCCGATTTAATTGATGATGTTGAGTCTCTAACTACACTTGGCTTACTTAATGCATCCATTACGCTGGCGATGCGTTGGCGCTTAGGAATTTCTATTGACTTAACCAAAATCTTAACGGGGAAAGTCGACTGTTCGAACTCGGAGATACTCGTCTCTGAAACGTTAAATAGGTTAATTGCTGTTTGCCCAATAGGGAAGGAGAATATTTTGGAAGCCATCCTCGAAAAATGGGATATTCCCTATTCCTGCATCGGCGAGATAATCTCTGAGGAAGTTGTAAATATTAGAGGGTTGCGGGATGAATCGCTAATTTTCCCTATAGGTTTGGGCAAGGAGTTTACTGAGGAGAAGATCACAGTTACAAGATACAACCTTCCTTGCTTTGATAAAATTGTTCTTGCCGATGATACTGATGTGGTTAGTCTGCAAGAAGCTATTGAGGTGGTTCTTTCCAGTACCAGCTTTTCGCCCAAACTCTGGTTCAAGGAGCAGTTTGACTCCAGTTTGCAAGGGGGCCCCAATTTGAGTAACCCCTCCGATGCGGGTATAAATGTACTCCGAACGCTAAAGCGCCATCTTGCAGTTGCAGAAGTTTTAAATCCGCGTCTATCCCAAATTGATCAGGAACGGGCCCTTGTGCTCAACTTTGCTGAGGCTACTCGGAAAGTCATTTGCTCTGGGGCTGTTCCGTTGCAGGCGACCCTTGTACCCGCCGTTTTTGGAGGTACCGAAGCCCAGTTCGAATTGGTTGGACGACTTCAGCAGATATTTGAAGAGGTCTCGGCCAAATGGGGCGTTGTGGGGTCTTTGCAAAAACCTTTTGTTAAAGAGCGTGTTGGCGAACAGGAGACCATATTACCCTCTATTGCAGTCTTAGGAATTGTTGATGGTCCTGTACCGTTGGCACGTACCTTTATGGAGAAAGGCGATATGATCTACCTTCTCGGTGATCCTGCACTTACGATCAATGGAAGCGAATTGGAGAAGTCTCTCGGACTCGAACAAAAGGCTGAATTGCCCTATTTCGATTTAGCCAAGGAGTTTCGCCTACAGAAAACAATCCATAAACTATTTCAATTAGGGATATTAAGTTCGGCCCACAGCGTCGGAAGGGGCGGAATATTCACCTCCTTAATTGAGTGTGGACATGCCAGCGGTTTAGGCTTCGATATTACTACCGATTCTGAAATTACACCTAACGCCTTTTTATTTGGTGAAGCACCTGGAATGGCCGCAGTAACAGTTGCTTCGTCACGGGAAGTTCAATTCATCGATTTTATGGTTGCTCAAAAGCAGAACTTTCGCACCCTTGGCCATGTTACTAAGGCCGAAGTGAGGATAGACGATGTTTCTTATGGCTTTATCTATGATCTTCGAAAGTATTTTGTTTAG
- the ubiE gene encoding bifunctional demethylmenaquinone methyltransferase/2-methoxy-6-polyprenyl-1,4-benzoquinol methylase UbiE, whose product MADKDKVIGMFNSIAPTYDFLNHFLSLNIDKVWRRKLVKLIAPYKPERILDVASGTGDLAIALTRLKPDGIVGVDISEGMLEVGRKKIARKGLSDIITLLYGDSESLPFPTNSFNAVAVSFGVRNFANLDAGLADMCRVLKPGGVVAVLEFSMPRRFPIVQFYKFYFLKVLPFFGKMFSGHHEAYTYLPESVLQFPNGERFLHLMREAGFSNVREKRLSFGIASIYTGEKIIKAKRQ is encoded by the coding sequence ATGGCAGATAAAGATAAGGTTATCGGAATGTTTAATAGTATCGCTCCAACCTACGATTTTTTGAATCACTTTTTGTCCCTCAATATCGATAAGGTTTGGCGAAGAAAGTTAGTTAAACTAATAGCACCTTACAAACCGGAGCGTATTTTGGATGTGGCCTCGGGAACCGGCGACCTGGCAATAGCCCTTACCCGTCTTAAACCAGATGGAATCGTTGGGGTTGACATTTCGGAGGGAATGCTCGAGGTGGGAAGAAAAAAAATTGCTCGTAAAGGGCTGAGTGATATCATAACGTTGCTCTATGGCGACTCTGAAAGCCTACCTTTTCCCACAAACTCATTCAACGCGGTTGCTGTTTCGTTTGGAGTAAGAAACTTTGCCAATCTTGATGCTGGATTGGCCGATATGTGCAGAGTTTTAAAACCCGGTGGAGTGGTTGCTGTGCTCGAGTTTTCCATGCCGCGCCGTTTCCCTATTGTTCAGTTTTATAAGTTCTACTTTTTAAAGGTACTTCCATTCTTTGGTAAGATGTTTTCGGGTCACCACGAGGCGTATACATATTTGCCCGAATCGGTTTTGCAGTTCCCAAATGGCGAACGGTTTTTACACCTTATGCGCGAGGCTGGTTTTTCTAATGTTAGAGAGAAGCGACTTAGCTTTGGCATTGCTTCCATATACACAGGTGAGAAGATTATTAAGGCCAAACGGCAATAA
- the porT gene encoding type IX secretion/gliding motility protein PorT/SprT: MRIAISILIIVSLSLFSNKAMAQRNDKPFTQLDYDYGKPFHFGFSLGFNFMDFTIKNNGKPQEIGLGDTTALWADASGMVPGFNVNIITDYRLNEYFSVRCLPGLSFGQRDLKYYEPSGKLLTTMNLESSFIEVPILIKYKAKRSGDIRPYLIAGINPRFDVAAYKKLNNKEGIYVRLNSSDVYYEFGAGLDFYLTYFKFSIEMKYSAGISNVLSPDLVEGGESYVKALDKIQSQLFVIAFHFE; encoded by the coding sequence ATGAGAATAGCTATATCCATTCTAATAATTGTATCCTTATCGTTGTTCTCAAACAAGGCAATGGCTCAGCGTAACGATAAGCCATTTACTCAGTTGGATTACGACTATGGGAAGCCATTCCATTTTGGTTTTTCTTTGGGTTTCAACTTCATGGACTTCACCATAAAGAATAATGGTAAACCACAAGAAATTGGTCTAGGAGACACAACTGCGTTATGGGCCGATGCGAGCGGGATGGTGCCTGGTTTCAATGTAAATATTATAACCGATTATCGACTCAACGAGTATTTCAGCGTTCGTTGTCTTCCCGGCTTATCGTTTGGACAGCGCGATTTGAAATACTACGAACCTAGTGGAAAATTACTCACTACTATGAATCTGGAGTCCTCCTTTATTGAGGTACCCATCTTAATAAAGTATAAGGCTAAGCGATCGGGCGATATTCGACCCTATTTAATTGCAGGTATAAATCCCCGGTTCGACGTTGCAGCCTATAAAAAACTCAACAATAAAGAGGGAATATACGTTAGGCTAAACAGTTCCGATGTTTACTATGAATTTGGTGCCGGGCTCGACTTTTACCTCACCTATTTTAAGTTTTCCATCGAAATGAAGTATTCTGCCGGTATCTCCAACGTTCTATCTCCCGATCTGGTTGAAGGTGGTGAGAGTTACGTTAAAGCCCTCGATAAAATCCAATCCCAATTATTCGTCATTGCGTTCCACTTTGAATAG
- a CDS encoding NAD(P)/FAD-dependent oxidoreductase, producing MPIELSLTLSPRQASEEPLLKAQVAEKLNISVAEVTGVRIIRKSIDARGRQIKVNLGLSVFVNEAVPTHTYEPLQLKNVALAEPVVIVGAGPAGLFAALRLIEHGFRPIILERGKEVSARKRDIATINRNLGVDPDSNYAFGEGGAGTFSDGKLYTRSKKRGDISSVLHVFHQFGAQDSILYDAHPHIGTNVLPRVVTAMRQAIIDAGGAVFFGKRVDDLLVSGNHITGVACAGEVFSAKAVILATGHSARDIYHLLYNKGIALEAKPFAMGVRVEHPQPLIDSIQYHMPTRDEYLPAASYSLVQQVEERGVYSFCMCPGGFIVPAASSPGEVVVNGMSPSERNSKYANAGMAVEIRVEDLLSYKGHGVLGGLIMQSQLEKKAFQYGGSGQVAPAQRLADFVDGKVSNTLPSCSYHPGLTSSPMNEWLPQHIGKRLREGFKAFDGKMHGFLTNEALIVGVESRTSSPVRIPRDENTFMHISLEGLFPCGEGAGYAGGITSSAMDGQVCADAAQRWLSR from the coding sequence ATGCCCATTGAATTATCGCTCACATTAAGCCCTAGGCAGGCTTCGGAGGAGCCTTTATTGAAGGCGCAAGTTGCCGAAAAACTCAATATCTCCGTTGCTGAAGTTACCGGGGTCCGAATTATTCGAAAATCCATAGATGCAAGGGGACGTCAGATCAAGGTAAATCTTGGGTTGAGCGTGTTCGTTAACGAGGCTGTGCCAACCCATACTTACGAGCCATTGCAGCTAAAAAATGTTGCCTTGGCCGAACCTGTGGTGATTGTGGGTGCCGGACCTGCTGGTTTATTTGCTGCCCTTCGGCTCATTGAACATGGCTTTCGACCAATCATATTAGAACGCGGAAAAGAGGTTAGTGCACGAAAGCGTGACATCGCAACCATCAATCGGAATTTAGGCGTTGATCCCGACTCCAACTATGCTTTTGGGGAGGGCGGTGCCGGAACATTCTCCGATGGAAAACTTTACACCCGCTCAAAAAAACGTGGCGATATAAGTTCCGTGCTTCATGTGTTTCATCAATTTGGAGCTCAGGATAGCATCCTTTACGATGCTCACCCGCACATTGGAACCAATGTGCTTCCTCGCGTAGTAACCGCTATGCGGCAAGCAATAATTGATGCAGGTGGAGCTGTTTTCTTTGGCAAACGTGTAGACGATTTGCTTGTCTCAGGGAATCACATTACCGGAGTGGCTTGTGCAGGTGAGGTATTCAGCGCCAAGGCTGTAATTCTGGCAACAGGACACTCGGCTCGCGACATTTACCACCTTCTATATAACAAGGGCATTGCCTTGGAAGCAAAACCATTTGCTATGGGAGTAAGGGTTGAGCATCCTCAACCGCTAATCGATAGCATACAATACCACATGCCCACGCGCGACGAGTATTTACCTGCAGCATCCTACTCATTGGTTCAGCAGGTCGAAGAGAGAGGTGTTTACTCCTTTTGCATGTGTCCAGGTGGTTTTATCGTACCTGCAGCCTCTTCGCCTGGGGAGGTAGTTGTGAATGGTATGTCGCCAAGCGAGCGGAATTCAAAATATGCCAACGCAGGTATGGCCGTAGAAATTCGGGTAGAAGACTTACTTAGCTACAAAGGACATGGGGTTCTTGGTGGTTTAATTATGCAATCGCAACTCGAAAAGAAGGCATTCCAGTACGGCGGTTCAGGTCAAGTGGCCCCAGCCCAACGGTTGGCCGATTTTGTGGATGGAAAGGTGTCCAATACACTGCCTTCTTGCTCCTACCATCCGGGCTTAACTTCCAGCCCAATGAATGAATGGTTACCCCAGCATATTGGAAAGCGGTTAAGAGAGGGATTTAAAGCGTTCGATGGGAAGATGCATGGCTTCTTAACCAATGAGGCACTTATTGTTGGAGTTGAATCTCGCACATCGTCGCCTGTGAGAATTCCACGCGATGAGAACACCTTTATGCATATAAGTCTTGAAGGGCTCTTCCCCTGCGGAGAAGGGGCTGGATATGCCGGAGGCATCACTTCATCGGCGATGGATGGTCAGGTTTGCGCCGATGCTGCCCAGCGCTGGCTCAGTCGGTAA
- a CDS encoding TrmH family RNA methyltransferase, whose translation MNKRICNFDQYLTQMLTKNEIKRIVSLKQKKFRQEENLFMAEGEKLIVELIAAGLNPQNIYMLEGYVNHTSILNNPTTLVISEMEMGRISNLTTPASTLAVFHMPKYHLNSAEIKEQLVIALDDIQDPGNLGTIIRLCVWFGVTNLVCSTETVDCYNPKVVQASMGALAKVKIHYTNLSNLLEVMQSNGIPIFGTFLEGENLYQSHLPKNGIIVMGNEGNGISKNVENIISNKITIPAFTNDPAGAESLNVATATAIILSEFRRNGFTD comes from the coding sequence ATGAACAAGAGAATTTGTAACTTTGACCAATATTTAACGCAGATGCTTACTAAAAACGAAATAAAACGGATTGTTTCCTTAAAACAAAAAAAGTTTAGGCAAGAGGAAAACCTCTTTATGGCCGAAGGAGAGAAACTTATTGTTGAGTTAATTGCTGCGGGGTTAAATCCCCAGAACATATACATGCTCGAAGGATACGTCAATCACACCAGCATTTTAAACAACCCGACAACCTTAGTGATTTCGGAGATGGAGATGGGGCGCATTTCGAACTTAACCACCCCCGCCTCCACCCTAGCCGTATTCCATATGCCCAAATACCATCTTAACTCCGCTGAGATAAAGGAGCAACTGGTAATTGCCCTCGACGACATTCAGGATCCCGGCAACCTAGGGACGATTATTCGACTTTGCGTATGGTTTGGCGTGACCAACCTTGTATGCTCAACCGAAACCGTTGATTGCTATAATCCAAAAGTGGTTCAGGCGAGCATGGGTGCCTTGGCCAAAGTAAAAATTCACTACACCAATTTATCCAATCTCCTTGAAGTGATGCAATCCAACGGTATCCCGATTTTTGGAACCTTTTTAGAAGGGGAAAACCTTTATCAATCTCACCTCCCTAAAAACGGCATTATAGTTATGGGCAATGAGGGTAATGGCATTTCCAAAAATGTTGAAAATATCATCTCCAACAAGATAACCATCCCTGCCTTTACAAATGATCCAGCGGGAGCAGAATCGTTGAACGTAGCTACTGCTACCGCAATAATTCTTTCCGAATTTAGACGTAACGGATTTACCGACTGA
- the tamL gene encoding translocation and assembly module lipoprotein TamL has protein sequence MQFIPWNKFIILSVIVVVTYSCSTTKYVPEGKQLLNKSEIKVDGKGVSEDDIASYTKQKPNKRIFFVRFHLGLYNLSSATRTNRFYRWLKAIGEEPVIYDEFLHERSVEQVGLFLKSKGYYNSVIEDTIIFNGPKKVTESFLITLNDPYTVDSVFYSIQDTLLYRKVLAAGSFSLVKSGVRFDRDILEDERARLSMLLRNQGYYQFNKNFIFFEADTSLGRKRVALEVKIVNYPMKTDNGTIVRVPHPIYKIKEVKIYTAYDGVKAITDSSYLGAYAETDYKGIRIFNRKEFKIKPSTVYRTNYLFVDSLYSEKNVNNTYNNFSSLRLFRNISFQFSEPRKEAIIVEPSAADLFEEAVDSSLHKGEIDTTLTVTPGLSASIFLLPFSQQSYTVEVEGTNSSGDYGFAGNLAYQHKNLFHGAEIFETKVKVALEFIKKKGSNSFGTSVETGASTALTIPRFLMPFRIDDIHTTYSPKTQISSSYNFQRRPDYTRTVLNVTFGYRWNQTKRISMIVNPIDLNIVDLPVVDSAFYSSLKDDFLRNSYQNHIVAGASYSFIFSNRQANKVINFSTFRVNADMAGNLLQGVSKLLKEPQPDGNYEFLGTRFAQYIRCEANYTFNHVVNDANTFVYRAYAGIGVPYGNSKVLPIERQFFAGGANSNRGWQVRSLGPGSYKDTLVGTYPTSSSDMKLEANFEYRFKLFWKLEGAYFVDAGNIWALSSTDTRAGASFDPKRFYKEIAVGTGLGIRFNFGFFIFRIDSGIKVYDPAQDVANRLVLGSRPLLFNDLAFHFGINYPF, from the coding sequence ATGCAATTCATTCCTTGGAACAAGTTTATCATTTTGAGTGTCATTGTCGTGGTAACTTATTCCTGTTCAACCACTAAGTATGTTCCCGAGGGCAAGCAACTCTTAAATAAGAGCGAAATAAAGGTAGACGGAAAGGGTGTTTCCGAGGATGATATCGCTTCCTATACTAAGCAGAAGCCCAACAAACGCATATTCTTTGTAAGGTTCCACCTTGGCCTATACAATCTCTCCTCAGCAACCAGAACGAACCGCTTTTATCGCTGGCTCAAGGCCATTGGCGAAGAACCTGTTATTTATGATGAGTTTTTACATGAGCGAAGCGTTGAACAAGTTGGACTTTTTCTAAAAAGTAAAGGTTATTATAATTCGGTGATCGAAGATACAATTATCTTTAATGGACCTAAGAAGGTAACGGAATCTTTTTTAATAACACTAAATGATCCCTATACTGTCGATTCTGTTTTTTATTCAATTCAGGATACACTTCTTTACAGAAAAGTTCTAGCAGCCGGCTCTTTTTCACTGGTGAAAAGCGGTGTTCGATTCGATAGAGATATTTTGGAGGACGAGCGAGCAAGACTGTCTATGCTTCTTCGCAATCAGGGCTATTATCAGTTCAATAAGAATTTTATTTTTTTTGAGGCGGATACTAGCCTTGGTCGCAAAAGAGTTGCGTTGGAGGTCAAGATCGTCAACTATCCCATGAAAACTGACAATGGAACGATTGTTAGGGTTCCCCATCCAATCTATAAAATTAAGGAGGTAAAGATATATACCGCCTACGATGGTGTGAAGGCTATTACTGATTCTAGTTACCTGGGTGCTTATGCAGAGACTGATTACAAGGGAATTAGGATATTCAATCGAAAGGAGTTTAAGATAAAGCCGAGTACTGTTTATCGAACCAACTACCTGTTTGTGGATAGCCTTTACAGTGAAAAGAATGTAAATAACACGTATAATAATTTTTCATCTCTGAGATTATTTCGGAACATCTCTTTTCAATTTAGTGAACCAAGGAAAGAGGCAATAATAGTAGAGCCCAGTGCCGCAGATCTCTTTGAGGAAGCAGTAGACTCCTCCTTACATAAGGGCGAAATTGATACTACGTTGACAGTTACCCCCGGCCTTTCGGCTAGCATCTTTCTGCTTCCATTTAGCCAGCAAAGCTATACAGTAGAGGTTGAAGGAACTAACTCATCTGGAGATTATGGCTTTGCTGGAAATTTAGCATACCAGCATAAAAACTTATTCCATGGGGCTGAAATATTCGAAACAAAAGTTAAAGTTGCCTTGGAATTTATCAAAAAGAAGGGATCTAACTCCTTTGGCACCTCAGTGGAAACAGGTGCCTCCACTGCGCTTACAATACCTCGGTTCTTAATGCCCTTTAGAATCGACGATATTCATACTACCTACAGTCCAAAAACGCAAATATCTTCTTCTTATAATTTTCAGCGCAGACCCGATTATACACGAACGGTGCTTAATGTTACTTTTGGTTACCGATGGAATCAGACCAAGCGCATCAGCATGATCGTTAATCCAATTGATTTAAATATCGTTGATTTGCCGGTTGTCGACAGTGCTTTTTACAGCAGTTTAAAGGATGATTTTTTGAGAAACAGCTATCAAAACCATATTGTGGCAGGTGCGTCGTATTCTTTTATATTCTCTAATCGGCAAGCAAATAAAGTGATAAACTTTTCAACCTTCAGGGTCAATGCAGATATGGCTGGAAATTTGCTGCAAGGAGTAAGCAAACTTCTTAAGGAGCCACAACCCGATGGGAATTATGAGTTTCTAGGGACACGGTTTGCCCAGTATATCCGATGTGAGGCTAATTATACCTTCAATCATGTTGTTAATGATGCCAATACTTTTGTTTATAGAGCATATGCGGGGATAGGCGTTCCATACGGGAACTCTAAGGTACTCCCTATTGAGCGACAGTTTTTTGCTGGCGGGGCAAACAGCAACCGGGGCTGGCAAGTAAGATCACTTGGACCTGGTTCATATAAGGATACGCTTGTAGGTACCTATCCCACATCTTCTTCGGATATGAAATTAGAGGCAAATTTCGAGTATCGGTTTAAGCTGTTTTGGAAGTTGGAAGGCGCATATTTTGTCGATGCTGGCAATATTTGGGCGCTCTCATCAACCGACACAAGAGCGGGTGCCTCCTTTGATCCTAAACGGTTCTACAAAGAAATTGCGGTTGGCACGGGCCTTGGTATACGCTTCAACTTTGGCTTTTTTATATTTAGGATAGATTCCGGAATTAAGGTCTACGATCCAGCTCAAGATGTAGCCAACCGATTGGTGCTGGGTAGTCGTCCTTTACTCTTTAATGATCTTGCATTCCATTTTGGAATAAACTATCCTTTCTAG
- a CDS encoding class I fructose-bisphosphate aldolase has protein sequence MSYNKIVELLGDKASFLLDHQCKTIDKASLHHPGADFVDRIVALSNRSPQVMKNMQCLLGHGRLKDTGYLSILPVDQGIEHTAGASFAPNPIYFDPENIVKLALEGGANAVASTFGVLAACSRKYAHKIPFIVKLNHNELLTYPNKYDQIMFGSVDEAWNLGATAVGATIYFGSEESNRQLVEVAQAFERAHELGLVTVLWCYLRNNGFNKDGIDYHAAADLTSQANHLGVTIQADIIKQKLPENNGGFKAIGFGKTSEKVYTQLTTNHPIDLTRYQVAGCYMGRSGLINSGGASSGESDLAEAVATAVVNKRAGGMGLISGRKAFQKSMGEGITLLNAIQDVYLEKKITLA, from the coding sequence ATGTCTTACAATAAGATTGTAGAACTTCTAGGAGATAAGGCATCCTTCCTTCTAGATCATCAGTGCAAAACCATTGATAAGGCAAGCCTTCACCATCCGGGTGCAGACTTTGTTGATCGAATTGTGGCCCTTAGCAACCGCTCTCCACAGGTAATGAAGAATATGCAGTGTCTTCTTGGCCATGGACGGTTAAAGGACACTGGCTATTTGTCTATCTTGCCCGTGGATCAAGGAATAGAGCACACTGCTGGTGCATCCTTTGCACCAAACCCCATTTACTTCGACCCTGAAAACATCGTTAAACTTGCCCTTGAGGGTGGTGCGAATGCAGTTGCTTCCACTTTCGGGGTATTGGCTGCTTGTTCCCGCAAATACGCCCACAAAATCCCTTTTATCGTTAAACTAAATCACAACGAATTGCTCACCTATCCAAATAAGTACGATCAAATCATGTTCGGATCGGTGGATGAAGCTTGGAATTTGGGCGCTACGGCCGTGGGCGCTACCATCTATTTTGGTTCAGAGGAATCGAACAGGCAGCTTGTGGAGGTTGCCCAAGCCTTCGAGCGGGCGCATGAACTTGGGTTGGTAACCGTTCTGTGGTGCTACCTTCGCAACAATGGTTTTAATAAGGATGGCATCGATTACCACGCAGCAGCCGATCTTACCAGTCAGGCAAATCACTTAGGAGTTACCATTCAGGCTGACATAATCAAGCAGAAACTTCCCGAAAACAACGGGGGATTTAAAGCTATTGGCTTTGGTAAGACCTCCGAAAAGGTCTATACACAGCTCACAACTAATCATCCCATCGATCTTACCCGCTATCAGGTTGCTGGTTGTTATATGGGTCGGTCCGGATTAATTAACTCAGGCGGTGCGTCGAGTGGCGAATCCGATTTAGCTGAAGCCGTTGCTACGGCCGTTGTTAATAAGCGTGCAGGTGGAATGGGCTTGATTTCCGGACGAAAAGCCTTCCAGAAAAGCATGGGAGAGGGTATCACTCTACTAAACGCCATTCAAGACGTTTATTTAGAGAAGAAGATAACCCTTGCCTAA